The Megalops cyprinoides isolate fMegCyp1 chromosome 10, fMegCyp1.pri, whole genome shotgun sequence genome window below encodes:
- the rnf41l gene encoding RING finger protein 151, with the protein MGYDIERFVGYVNEGLLCCVCRDVLEDPLQAPCEHAFCSTCIHGWLVHHHNCPEDRQPLDVAHLRPLFRYMRNDLSRLQIRCRNREQGCEMVCSLESVDRHERECEYGLVGCTNAGCPMQVERRTLEAHLSVCEFRSRECPNGCGYTILSCDDTQHNCVAELRTELELLRSEMICKVEEVRHEMESRLDSQRRHMVQKESLLKNEVEELKGQLSRVMSDVRALLGAERLHRQELEQAELEKRELLELLKSLQREGRSPAAAPATPPARPIAEGLRKASSARSLTLDCIKRKPREVTVI; encoded by the exons ATGGGATATGACATCGAGCGCTTCGTGGGGTACGTAAACGAGGGCCTGCTGTGCTGCGTTTGCCGGGAcgtcctggaggaccccctgcagGCGCCTTGCGAGCACGCTTTCTGCAGCACCTGCATCCACGGCTGGCTGGTGCACCACCACAACTGCCCCGAGGACCGGCAGCCTCTGGACGTCGCACACCTCCGACCTCTCTTCAG GTACATGCGGAACGACCTGAGCCGGCTGCAGATCCGGTGCCGGAACCGAGAGCAGGGCTGTGAGATGGTGTGCTCGCTGGAGTCGGTGGACCGGCACGAGAGGGAGTGCGAGTACGGCCTGGTGGGCTGCACCAACGCAG GTTGTCCCATGCAGGTGGAGAGACGCACCCTGGAGGCCCACCTCTCCGTGTGTGAGTTCCGGAGCAGGGAGTGTCCGAACGGCTGCGGATACACCATCCTCAGCTGCGACGACACCCAGCACAACTGCGTGGCCGAGCTGCGGacagagctggagctgctgcg GTCGGAGATGATCTGcaaggtggaggaggtgaggcaCGAGATGGAGTCCAGGCTGGACTCTCAGAGGAGGCACATGGTGCAGAAGGAGAGTCTGCTGAAGAAcgaggtggaggagctgaag GGCCAGCTGTCACGGGTGATGTCGGACGTGCGCGCCCTGCTGGGGGCGGAGCGTCTTCAcaggcaggagctggagcaggcggagctggagaagagggagctgctggagctgctgaagagcctgcagagggaggggcgGAGCCCAGCCGCCGCCCCGGCCACGCCCCCCGCGCGCCCCATCGCCGAGGGGCTGCGCAAGGCCAGCAGCGCCCGCAGCCTCACCCTCGACTGCATCAAGAGGAAGCCCCGCGAGGTCACCGTCATCTGA